In the genome of Luteitalea pratensis, the window TGGATGATCGGCCTGGTGATGCTGGGGGCCATCATCAACTACCTGACCCGCAGCACGCTCGCCGTCGCGGCCCCGACGCTGCTCGAGGACCTGCGGATCTCCACCCGCGAGTACTCCTGGATCGTGGGCACCTTCCAGGTCGCCATCATGTTCCAGCCGGTCTGCGGCTACGTCCTGGACGTGCTCGGCCTCAAGCGCGGCCTGGCGATCTTCGCCACGGCGTGGTCGCTCATCAGCATGGCGCATGGTCTGGCGCACAACTGGCAGATGTTCGCCGTGCTGCGCGGCTTGCTGGGCTTTGCGGAAGGATCGGCGAACCCCGCCGGCATGAAGGCCACCGCGGAGTGGTTCCCGGCCAGGGAGCGCGGCCTCGCCGGCGGCGTCTACAACATCGGCGCCTCGGTCGGATCGATGCTCGCGCCGCCGCTGGTGGTGTGGGCGATCCTGACCTACAACTGGCAGACCGCGTTTGTCATCACCGGCGTGCTGGGCCTGATCTGGGTCGTCCTCTGGGTGTGGCTGTACAAGGCGCCCGACACCCATCCGTCGCTGTCCGCCGAGGAGCGCGCCTACATCGCTGCGGGCCAGGAGGCGCACCTGCGCGACGACGGCCGGCGTCCGTCAATCGCACACATCGCGCGCCAGCGCAATTTCTGGGGCATCGCCCTGCCGCGCTTCCTGGCGGACCCGACGTGGGGCACGCTGACGTTCTGGGTGCCGCTCTACCTGAGCACGGTGCGGCACTTCGACCTGAAGCAGATTGCGCTATTCGCGTGGATGCCGTTCCTGGCCGCGGACCTGGGGTGTCTCTTCGGCGGCGTCCTCGTGATGTGGCTCCAGAAGCGCGGCATCACGCTCATCAACGCGCGCCGCTGGGCCTTCACCCTCGGCGCCTGCCTGATGATGGGCATGGGGTTTGTCGGCGTCGTCGCAAGCCCGTATACGGCCATCGCGCTGTTAAGCCTGGGCGGCTTCGCGCACCAGACGTTGTCGGTGACGGTCATCACGATGTCGTCCGACCTGTTCAAGCGCAGCGAAGTCGCGACTGTCGCCGGCATGGCCGGGACGTTCGGCAACGCGGGACTATTGATCTTCTCGCTGCTCATCGGCGGCCTGGTCGCCACCGTCGGCTACACGCCATTCTTCATCGGCCTGGCCGTGCTCGATCTCGCCGGCGCCGCGCTGCTGTGGATCCTGGTGAAGGATCCCGCGGCGGCGGAACTTCAGTCCGGTCCTGCCGCCCTCGCACGGCCCTGAAGGCCGTCACGCGCGAGGCTGACTCCCGCCCGCACAACCATATGGGACAGAACGACGCCATCATCCGCAACCCAATCCTGACGGGTTTCAACCCCGACCCGTCGATCGTGCGCGTCGGCGAGGATTACTACGTCGCGACCTCCACGTTCGAGTGGTATCCCGGTGTGCAGATCCACCACTCGCGCGATCTGGTGCACTGGCGACTCCTGACGCGGCCGCTCGAGCGCGCGAGCCAGTTGAACATGCTCGGCGATCCGGACTCCTGCGGCGTCTGGGCGCCGTGCCTGACGCATGCCGACGGCCTGTTCCATCTCGTGTACACCGACGTCAAGCGCTACGGTCGCACGACGGTCGGCGGTGCGTCGGGCGCCTCGCTCCGCGACTTCCACAACTATCTGGTGACCAGCCCGCGGATCGACGGCGAGTGGAGCGATCCGGTGCATCTGAACAGCAGCGGCTTCGACCCGTCGCTGTTCCACAACGACGACGGGCGGAAGTACGTGGTCAACATGCTTTGGGATCACCGGCCCGGAAAGAATCGGTTTGCCGGCATCGTCTCGCAGGAGTACTCACCCGCGGAGCGCCGTCTCCTGGGCGAGCGCCGCCTGATCTTCGAGGGGACGCCCATCGGGTTCACCGAGGCGCCACACCTCTACAAGCGAGACGGCTACTACTACCTGCTGACCGCCGAGGGCGGCACCGGCTGGGGGCACGCGGTGACCATGGCCCGGTCGCGCGCGCTGACGGGGCCGTACGAGCTGCACCCCGACACCTACATCCTGACCGCGCGTCACCGGCCAGACGCCGGGCTGCAGCGCGCTGGCCACGCCGACCTCGTGGAGACGCCAGACGGCCGGACCTTCATCGTGTACCTGTGCGGCCGGCCCATCCCGAACCGGGGCCGCTGCACGCTCGGCCGCGAGACCGCGATCCAGCCGATGACGTGGGGCACCGACGGCTGGCTGCGCAGCGCGGACGGCGATGGGCTGCCGGCGCTGTCCGTAGCGGCGCCTGGTCTCCCCGCGCACCCGTTCCCCGCTGCGCCGGTGCGCGAGGACTTCGACGGCCCGGATCTGCCGATCGACTTCCAGTGGCTGCGCTCGCCGTGGCCCGAGGAACTGTTCAGCCTCACCGCGCGCCAGGGACACCTGCGGCTGTACGGCCGCGAAACGCCGGGCAGCCTGTTCCGGCAGGCGCTGGTCGCGCGGCGACAGCAGGCACACTGCTTCAGCGCGTCCACGGTGATGGATTGCGAGCCGGCGCACTTCCAGCAGATGGCGGGCCTCATCTGCTACTACGGCGGCACGAAGTTCCACTACCTCTACGTGTCACACGACGACGCGCTCGGTCGGTGCCTGCGCGTGATGTCCGCGCTGCCGGACTCGCCGGCCGCCGACGCGTTTACGGTCCCCATCGCGATTCCGCCCGGGCCGATCGAACTGCGGGTGGAGGTGGATTTCGAGCGCCTCCACTTCGCGTATCGCGTGGCGGGCGTCGAGTGGACCTGGCTCCCGCAGATGTTCGACGCCAGCATCCTCTCCGACGAGGCGACCTCGCCGGGGTTGCCGAACTTCACCGGCGCGTTCGTCGGGATGGCGTGCCACGATATGGCGGGCACGGCGCTTCCGGCGGACTTCGACTGGTTCGAGTACCGGGAGCGCCAGTACCGCACGGATCCCGCGTAACACAGGGCGCCAGGCCGGCCCGGTTCGCCTGGCAGCCCTGCGCAGCCCGTAGTCGGGTAGGATGGCGGCAATGCTGCCGACGTGGCTGCCCCTGCTCCTCGTTGTCGCCGCCTGGACGCAGCCACCCCCGTCCGACACGACGCTGCACCGAAGCGAGATCCGTGTCCGCGATCCGTTCGTGCTTGCCGATCCGGAGACGAAGACCTACTACCTCTACAGCTCGACGACGCATGGCATGGACGCCAGCGAGCCGCGAAAGTCCGTGGTCGTCTACAGGAGCGCCGATCTCGAGCGCTGGTCGGCGCCGGTCACCGTTGCCGAGTTCCCTCCCGGTCACTGGGGTCGCGAAACCGTGTGGGCGCCGGAGGTGCATCGCTACAAGGGCCGCTACTACCTTTTCGTGACGCTCACGTCGACCGAGACCCTGCCGACCCCGCCGGGACGTCCGCGGAACCTGAAGCGGGGCACGGAGATCCTGGTGGCCGATCGGCCCGAGGGTCCATTTGTGCCGCTGGGGAAAGGCTCGCAGACGCCGCCCGACTGGATGGCGCTCGACGGCACGCTCTGGGTGGAGGACGGCGTGCCGTACATGGTGTTCTGCCACGAGTGGATCCAGATCACCGACGGCAGCGTGGACCT includes:
- a CDS encoding MFS transporter; amino-acid sequence: MARANVRGLRWWMIGLVMLGAIINYLTRSTLAVAAPTLLEDLRISTREYSWIVGTFQVAIMFQPVCGYVLDVLGLKRGLAIFATAWSLISMAHGLAHNWQMFAVLRGLLGFAEGSANPAGMKATAEWFPARERGLAGGVYNIGASVGSMLAPPLVVWAILTYNWQTAFVITGVLGLIWVVLWVWLYKAPDTHPSLSAEERAYIAAGQEAHLRDDGRRPSIAHIARQRNFWGIALPRFLADPTWGTLTFWVPLYLSTVRHFDLKQIALFAWMPFLAADLGCLFGGVLVMWLQKRGITLINARRWAFTLGACLMMGMGFVGVVASPYTAIALLSLGGFAHQTLSVTVITMSSDLFKRSEVATVAGMAGTFGNAGLLIFSLLIGGLVATVGYTPFFIGLAVLDLAGAALLWILVKDPAAAELQSGPAALARP
- a CDS encoding glycoside hydrolase family 43 protein produces the protein MGQNDAIIRNPILTGFNPDPSIVRVGEDYYVATSTFEWYPGVQIHHSRDLVHWRLLTRPLERASQLNMLGDPDSCGVWAPCLTHADGLFHLVYTDVKRYGRTTVGGASGASLRDFHNYLVTSPRIDGEWSDPVHLNSSGFDPSLFHNDDGRKYVVNMLWDHRPGKNRFAGIVSQEYSPAERRLLGERRLIFEGTPIGFTEAPHLYKRDGYYYLLTAEGGTGWGHAVTMARSRALTGPYELHPDTYILTARHRPDAGLQRAGHADLVETPDGRTFIVYLCGRPIPNRGRCTLGRETAIQPMTWGTDGWLRSADGDGLPALSVAAPGLPAHPFPAAPVREDFDGPDLPIDFQWLRSPWPEELFSLTARQGHLRLYGRETPGSLFRQALVARRQQAHCFSASTVMDCEPAHFQQMAGLICYYGGTKFHYLYVSHDDALGRCLRVMSALPDSPAADAFTVPIAIPPGPIELRVEVDFERLHFAYRVAGVEWTWLPQMFDASILSDEATSPGLPNFTGAFVGMACHDMAGTALPADFDWFEYRERQYRTDPA
- a CDS encoding glycoside hydrolase family 43 protein, producing MLPTWLPLLLVVAAWTQPPPSDTTLHRSEIRVRDPFVLADPETKTYYLYSSTTHGMDASEPRKSVVVYRSADLERWSAPVTVAEFPPGHWGRETVWAPEVHRYKGRYYLFVTLTSTETLPTPPGRPRNLKRGTEILVADRPEGPFVPLGKGSQTPPDWMALDGTLWVEDGVPYMVFCHEWIQITDGSVDLVRMNDDLSAPVSKPVTLFHASEADWVRCRADLGELFEGKRYHAFITDGPWLHRTRTGRLFMLWSSYGPTKYATGVAVSTSGRITGPWVQQQAPLWLDDGGHPMLFTAFDGRLVMTIHQPNRLVERARFFEVEDTGETIRIVGEVTNAHAPATPLPR